The sequence below is a genomic window from Pleurocapsa sp. PCC 7327.
AAGCGACGCTGTTGGAGGAGGAGAAAACTTTCCCGATCGTTCTCGTTACTACTTTTAATTGTAGTTACTGGTTTTTCAGATAGCGAACAACTCGGTTCTAGATTAAGAAATTGAGCGACGGCTTGCTCGATGGCAGAAAAAATTTGTTCGAGCTTTGTTGCAGCCAATCTCACTTCAGCGTTATGGTAAAAATAAGTCGGAGAATTGGTTGTTGTGATAGAATTGGCTTGAATTTCTGGCACAGGCAAGGTAGGCTGAGATTGGCTACCTTTAGATACCTCTAGTTCGAGCAAAACGGCAGGCAAGAGCATTCCCCGTTCGTAGAGTTGGTTGAAAACGGGAAGCAAAGAAGGAATATTGAGAAGAATAAGACAATCAATTTTTTCCTTGTTGACTTCGACGAAGTTAATTAACTCGCTAGCAGAAGCGATGCGATCGAGAGTATAGCGATCGCCGCTCAAAAAGTCAGTCAAAGACTGAGCAAGCAACTCGTCGGGAACGAAAATACAGATAGAGAGTCGAGATGGCAATGGACGCTCGCAAGAAATACAGAGAGGGTCAACAATCGGCAATCGATTCGGAACGGCAGAGTTTTCGCAGCTCCTTAATACAAATTAACATCTATCGCTCCACCTGGGAATTGTAAGTAATTGTTAAGCATATAAAAGTATTTAAATTATCTTTTGCTCTGGCTCTAGATCGCGTCATAATAAAAGTTAAGGATTAGGAAGAAGGGCGGAAACCAAAAATTAGGCTTTTATTGTGAAAGAAATTGCGATCCCCCCAAGCAAGAGACGCTTGCGATCGCGGCTTTCTCCTTCATCTTACTTCCAGTCCCGAATGGGCAGATCCTTCATGTCTAGTCTTTCTCTCACTCTCGACGCTTTCATTCAGCCCGTTCCCGTTGGCGAACCAACGACCAATTTAGCGACGGCGCTGAATATGTTTCAGTCCGACTGTCGTGCCCAAACAATAGCGATCGTCAACCGAAGGGGATTGCCCCTGGGAGCCATACGCTGTCGTTGCTTGCTCTCCTATATCCTCAAGCACTTTGGGATCGAATCGACAGCGCCTTCAGGTTCTCGCGCCTCGCTCAAGCAACTGCAATCCTCGCTGGCTCGTATCAAGCTTCAGTCTCTCATGGAGCCAGTAACGATCTTACCAGCTCGGATGCGGGTAAATGAATTGCCTTCCCATCTGCAAGAGCGCCAGCAAAATCTCCTCGACGATTCACTTTATGTTTTGACAGACGAGAAGGGAAAGTTTGTCGGATTGCTCGATAGCTGCGCTCTGCTAAAATCCTTGCTAGCCAACAGCCCAGAGAAACGAGACAAAACGGCTCGCCAACCTCCATTCGTTTTAGAAGAGGTTTTCTTTCAAGCGATCGAACAACTTCCCTTACCCATAATGGCGTATGCTTCCGGCGGACGGATTCTGTACCGAAACTGGCACTGGCGCGAGCAAATTGGCGAGTTTTTTCCGATCGATGAAGGGAGTTTTTGTCCCCTAAGTTTAGAGCCTACGAAGAGAGCGGGCGCTGTTTTGCCAGTGCTTTCGCAAGGGGCAATCACCGAGCCAACTCCCGATCTGGCGCTCGATTGCCTCGATGACGAGCGCTATCTCGCTGCCCAACTTTCCCGCCGCCAATTGTTAGAAGTTATGCCAGAACTCCTGACAGTTGAAGATTCGGCTAATTCCCTCCCATCTTTCGCGCGATCGCAAAACTCCAAATTTTCATCGCGCCTGGAGCAACCCAAAACCGTCGGCGATCGCGCTTGGCAATTTGTCAAATTTCCCCTCCAGTTACAACAGAGCGATCGCGCAGAGAATTTCCCAATCTCTTTCCATTCGCAAACCTGGTTGGTAATCGCAACCGAGGTAACCGAACATCAGCGACTGTGCAAAGAATTATCCGCTAAAAATGCCGATCTCGTCCAATTAAATCGCCTCAAAGACGAGTTTTTAGCCTGTATCAGTCACGAACTCAAATCCCCTCTAACGGCTGTCTTGGGTTTGTCGAGCCTACTGAAAGAGCAGAAATTAGGAGAACTCAATCAACGACAAGTCCGCTACGCACAGCTCATCTATCAAAGCGGTCGTCAACTGATGGATCTGGTGAACGATTTGCTGGATTTGACTCGCTTGGAGACTGGACAGCTCCAACTCAACTTCGCACCAGTACGGATTCAAACCGTCTGCGAACAAGCCTACGGAGCGATTGAAGAACAATATAAAAGGAAAACAGAAGAGCCGATCGCATTTAGCCTAGAGATCGAACCGGGTTTAGAGACGATAATCGCTGACGAGCTAAGACTGCGCCAAATCTTAATTCACTTGCTCGATAATGCGGTTAAATTTACGCCGGCAGGCAAACCCATCGGTTTGAAGGTCAATCGCTGGGAAAATTGGATTGCTTTTACGGTTTGGGACAGGGGAATCGGGATTCCAGAAGAGTATCAGCACTTGATTTTCCAAAAATTCCAACAATTAGAAAGCCCCCTAACGCGCCAGTTTGAAGGCACGGGGTTGGGATTGTTTTTAACTCAGCGTTTGGCAAGAGCGCACGGCGGAGATATTTCGTTTATTTCTAAAGTCGGGGTTGGCAGCCAATTTACGCTCCTACTACCTCCGAATTCAACGCCTGAGAAAGGCGGCGAAACCGAAGGGCAGCAACGCCATCCCTTGGTTTTGGTCGTTGAAGCCATTCCGCAGGCGATCGAAGATTTGACCGAGAAATTGAGTGGATTGGGTTATCGAGTGGCGATCGCTCGCACGGGAACGGAAGCGTTAGAGAAAGCGCGTCAGTTACAACCCCATGCGATTTTCGTGAATCCTTCACTGCCTTTGCTGTCCGGTTGGGATGTCTTGACGTTACTCAAATCAAACGAACAAACCAAGAAAATTCGCGTCATCGTAACCGCAACTCAATCTGACAAAACAAAGAGCAAACAATATGGAGCCAATGGCTTTTTGTCTTTGCCAGTCGAGCTAGGAGCCTTACAGGAGATTCTGAACGAGTCAGAAAACCAACCAGCCTCGAAACCCAAACGCCTGACTATTTTGCGCCTCTATCCCCAACTCCAAACATTGAGTTTGGGAGATAGTTACAGTTTGGGTATAAATTCTGCCATCGATCTGACCCTAATTACCCAGTTACCGCAATTGAATCATCGAATTTTGGAAGCAGACGATTTAGAGCAAGCAGAAATGCTGGCCCGCGTTTGGAAAATCGATGCAGTCATCCTCGACGGTACGATTTTGGGAGATCCTCTAGATTACTTGCGCTTGCTCGGTCAATGCGAGCAATTGTCTACCTTACCTTTGATAACTCTGGACGCTCAAACGACTGAAGCAGCCAATCGAGTCGGCAATCTATCTGTTTTTCCCTGCTTGATTCCAGCTGAGCGTCACAATTGCGATCGCCTCTTGCAAGTCATTCAAATCGCTGCCCAGAGCAAGAATCAGGATTACGAAACTTGACCGATCGCTTCTCGAAAGCGGATCTCATCGCGATGGGGGTCGGCGCGATAGACTTGGACTTTCAGGCGATCGCCTAGGGAAACGGGGCGCTCGAACCGATGGGGTAACTCTAATCCCAATTCCTCTAATAAAATTATGCCTAAGTTTTCTTCTTCCCTCAGCCACCGCAAGACCAACACTTGCCAAACGCAATCGGCATGGCGACGCAAATATTCTAAGCCCCAATAGCGGTTTGTCTGTCGTTCGACAGCGGTTGCCTCTTGCGCTGAGGAGGTAACGCTGTAGAGAATCTCTTGCATCTGTTCGCGAGAAAAAGGCA
It includes:
- a CDS encoding circadian clock protein KaiA, which produces MPSRLSICIFVPDELLAQSLTDFLSGDRYTLDRIASASELINFVEVNKEKIDCLILLNIPSLLPVFNQLYERGMLLPAVLLELEVSKGSQSQPTLPVPEIQANSITTTNSPTYFYHNAEVRLAATKLEQIFSAIEQAVAQFLNLEPSCSLSEKPVTTIKSSNENDRESFLLLQQRRLAEKLKERLGYLGVYYKRNSQYFYRNLSQEDKKELLEQLSSQYREIILNYFEQDSEVNSAIDRFVDSAFFADISASQILEIHMELMDEFSQQLKLEGRSEEILLDYRLVLIDILAHLAEMYRRSIPREDIPFELLYRMD
- a CDS encoding ATP-binding protein, whose product is MSSLSLTLDAFIQPVPVGEPTTNLATALNMFQSDCRAQTIAIVNRRGLPLGAIRCRCLLSYILKHFGIESTAPSGSRASLKQLQSSLARIKLQSLMEPVTILPARMRVNELPSHLQERQQNLLDDSLYVLTDEKGKFVGLLDSCALLKSLLANSPEKRDKTARQPPFVLEEVFFQAIEQLPLPIMAYASGGRILYRNWHWREQIGEFFPIDEGSFCPLSLEPTKRAGAVLPVLSQGAITEPTPDLALDCLDDERYLAAQLSRRQLLEVMPELLTVEDSANSLPSFARSQNSKFSSRLEQPKTVGDRAWQFVKFPLQLQQSDRAENFPISFHSQTWLVIATEVTEHQRLCKELSAKNADLVQLNRLKDEFLACISHELKSPLTAVLGLSSLLKEQKLGELNQRQVRYAQLIYQSGRQLMDLVNDLLDLTRLETGQLQLNFAPVRIQTVCEQAYGAIEEQYKRKTEEPIAFSLEIEPGLETIIADELRLRQILIHLLDNAVKFTPAGKPIGLKVNRWENWIAFTVWDRGIGIPEEYQHLIFQKFQQLESPLTRQFEGTGLGLFLTQRLARAHGGDISFISKVGVGSQFTLLLPPNSTPEKGGETEGQQRHPLVLVVEAIPQAIEDLTEKLSGLGYRVAIARTGTEALEKARQLQPHAIFVNPSLPLLSGWDVLTLLKSNEQTKKIRVIVTATQSDKTKSKQYGANGFLSLPVELGALQEILNESENQPASKPKRLTILRLYPQLQTLSLGDSYSLGINSAIDLTLITQLPQLNHRILEADDLEQAEMLARVWKIDAVILDGTILGDPLDYLRLLGQCEQLSTLPLITLDAQTTEAANRVGNLSVFPCLIPAERHNCDRLLQVIQIAAQSKNQDYET